One genomic region from Phycodurus eques isolate BA_2022a chromosome 16, UOR_Pequ_1.1, whole genome shotgun sequence encodes:
- the prr36b gene encoding cardiomyopathy-associated protein 5 isoform X1: MKPDGVITGALEPMETLESNPVNELSPGTGQDPSQTPSAMEQELAQLTDDVVPPQQEKAKESPAAKTSNKISGDSKAKTMNKTMQKTKPSTTNMTKTTPGPRPNMTQSRLSNGLSKPQSNGVTKKTTPALVKKSTPTSTAPKKLTVGVPASRNTPKVNEKKAASPANNGAKPPVGTTATKKATTTTVNGVKTSTATAIKKPPASKPASATSTKPTTASKTDKLPVSKTRPTSGTTASRPTTGSTRPPSTITTKSPAATPKPATPKISTINNAVSKSASSTPSGVKTSASQISRNIIPAKKDVTKSATPATKKPADSPLSRPSTTMKSVKSETPKPASKLDNIAKKTSVSKIAEAKTPNRSKTQENKSTPSKDASKTPVSKTVAIKNTSVKKTVGSSTPTPVKRGPKAEGAAETGKEIAAAVATAAAIASAAATIVGPEEPQPPAEVALVEYLGDTAEQIPPQTPSAFAVQGIIPEPTPEPSPEQVHELTPEIQQETSPEPSQEPTPEPVQETIPEPMRKPTPESIPQPTPEYIREPTPEFIREPTPEPLREPTPQPIPQPTPEYIREPTPEFIRDPTPEPVREPTPEPIPQPTPEYIREPTPEFIRDPTPEAVREPTPEPIPQPTPEYIREPTPEFIQDATPEPVREPTPEPIPQPTAESILEPTPEPVREPTPEPQKEQPLELFQESSPEPMRELTPDAVQEHRTPEYLHQISPQPRELTPEPIQDSSPEPLQEPAAQPLGEPTPEALRDLTPEPIQEPNHETLLESNPEPLQELTPEPMNELTLDHARKISPEVLDETFSQFTEEPHLEAELSHEPAYNFQHLPQNDLFKFEQSVSESVPSLGTTIMSPPCSPPGPVSPVTESQNPSAQLNVVIQPDPWNMSQTEPGDIDLQGSHSMMNFPTEEYNEQDEEWETTRNEDETEEDEKDNLITSTPPSTETFSMMGESQLLGASPIEDFTSRDMLSPHEKEVAVEKADEEINEDDDEDEEDEEQRRLGHQLSSMITDMSTSQPSEEFQIRPSAFGGSTAWPCDDLLSGMDSEDVSSCTSSRQQGMSDLSSTQHTAILEGTQSSDALIDSSLRGSEGDGNFMGSPNVETLANEEDDEEDERVDEMDLSSERAEGHLKVFQQQGRDEDEEDEDVEMHSEGVTESCDNAEEDDFNEEGHLENLNRADPHPCVPPTTSWGQTNPFSDTWAQPQPASLLSVSSPSPVSDHGAGESESPTQSPAQTGLDCNSPFLAPLSGQDSEQQQSFYEMDTCIPEDTQNMLAPTAVGMSQSGTLSGTALAIHSGSETSTPEELCDYDSSSGVESRSEKQQTPVPVSVQPDMDQDLGIHLEKGDGEEEEATTLPADEVLGTGPPTAPASAPSSPTTSVDEASDTEGEMQINEPDVPVMMDERAAFDSPTPTCNLPALDEEARETPAGEGEEDGGGTTPQSANSVASYGFDCTTSNSNAHSMAESCGKSPGIFSLENEEQLSEEAKDPSLIKELTLPSDAAAAAAAQAEDLLGRPVDLMPLSFPEDKQPSLDDHHYMLGGEITAHHLEEVDPFEASHHLGPVESANTDEGQPSYYSTICDKTDYLEGDTKRGELDEWLQTRSLEDNRNQNHSSTVPIANGHYLALVPGNRRPIDPAVAAQFAQTEQPLIQSKDECGLYGEQLRRLVQHQEKLQEMQHRQEQERQKRQWLEEERLRLEQQKQLEKQRRELLQLQLQQQQQEHRHRRQALQWQLELEQQYRVQQKQIQQQQQLRRSPTGVMLSPSSGLCTIYEAMETSDEDDDARVAHNRNTQGKRRMRDFQRELCPFPPQEAEWNQKVDIVQQLINHTLMLSENGGCPPLLVLPVGTGGTLNPLDSTKWPNLLQQFSPATATVTSVSSYSPDDQGASPPGDWTVVEVETRH, translated from the exons ATGAAACCAGATGGGGTTATCACAGGAGCACTGGAGCCAATGGAAACTTTAGAATCCAATCCAGTAAATGAGTTATCACCAGGTACAGGGCAGGACCCCAGCCAGACACCCAGTGCAATGGAACAGGAACTAGCACAGCTGACTGACGATGTGGTGCCACCCCAGCAAGAAAAAGCCAAGGAATCGCCAGCTGCCAAGACTAGTAACAAAATCTCTGGAGACTCCAAAGCCAAGACCATGAACAAGACAATGCAGAAAACAAAACCCAGTACAACCAACATGACAAAGACCACACCAGGCCCACGACCCAATATGACCCAGAGCCGCCTATCAAATGGCTTGTCTAAGCCCCAGAGCAACGGTGTGACTAAGAAGACCACACCTGCCCTGGTTAAAAAGAGCACTCCAACTTCAACAGCCCCCAAGAAACTAACAGTTGGGGTCCCAGCCTCTAGGAACACGCCTAaagttaatgaaaaaaaagctgcatCCCCAGCTAATAATGGTGCGAAGCCCCCAGTGGGAACCACGGCAACTAAGAAGGCAACAACGACAACAGTTAATGGTGTTAAAACCAGCACGGCCACTGCTATTAAAAAGCCCCCAG CTTCTAAACCTGCCTCTGCAACTTCCACAAAGCCCACCACTGCATCGAAGACAGATAAGCTCCCTGTTTCCAAGACCag ACCCACAAGTGGCACAACAGCATCCCGTCCTACCACAGGCTCAACTCGACCACCTTCCACCATCACAACCAAGAGCCCTGCAGCTACACCCAAACCTGCCACCCCTAAAATCTCCACTATCAACAACGCTGTATCCAAATCAGCCTCATCAACTCCCTCTGGTGTCAAAACCTCAGCATCACAAATATCTAGAAACATAATCCCTGCAAAAAAAG ATGTTACCAAATCTGCCACCCCAGCAACCAAAAAGCCTGCAGACTCTCCACTTAGCCGACCCTCAACAACAATGAAATCAGTAAAATCTGAGACACCTAAACCAGCTTCAAAATTAGACAATATagccaaaaaaacatctgtaagTAAAATTGCAGAGGCAAAGACACCAAACCGTTCCAAAACACAAGAGAATAAGTCCACACCTTCCAAGGATGCCTCTAAGACCCCTGTCTCAAAAACAGTGGCAATCAAGAATACCAGCGTCAAGAAAACTGTGGGCAGCAGCACCCCGACACCTGTGAAACGTGGACccaaagcagagggagctgctgAAACTGGAAAGGAAATTGCTGCTGCTGTCGCTACTGCTGCAGCAATTGCTAGTGCAGCAGCTACCATTGTAGGGCCAGAAGAGCCACAACCACCAGCAGAAGTGGCCCTGGTGGAATATCTTGGAGATACTGCAGAACAAATTCCTCCTCAGACCCCATCAGCCTTTGCTGTACAAGGAATAATTCCAGAGCCAACTCCAGAACCATCACCAGAACAAGTACATGAACTAACACCAGAAATTCAACAAGAAACATCACCAGAACCAAGCCAAGAACCGACACCAGAACCTGTACAAGAAACTATACCAGAACCCATGAGAAAACCAACGCCAGAGTCCATACCACAACCAACACCAGAATACATTAGAGAACCTACACCAGAATTTATACGAGAACCTACACCAGAGCCTCTCAGAGAACCAACACCACAGCCCATACCACAACCAACACCAGAATACATTAGAGAACCTACACCAGAATTTATACGAGACCCTACACCAGAGCCTGTCAGAGAACCAACACCAGAGCCCATACCACAACCAACACCAGAATACATTAGAGAACCTACACCAGAATTTATACGAGACCCTACACCAGAGGCTGTCAGAGAACCAACACCAGAGCCCATACCACAACCAACACCAGAATACATTAGAGAACCTACACCAGAATTTATACAAGACGCTACACCAGAACCTGTCAGAGAACCAACACCAGAGCCTATACCACAACCAACAGCAGAATCCATTCTTGAACCTACACCAGAGCCTGTCAGAGAACCAACACCAGAACCCCAAAAAGAACAACCACTAGAACTTTTCCAAGAATCATCACCAGAACCTATGAGAGAACTTACACCAGACGCAGTTCAAGAACACAGAACACCAGAATACTTACACCAGATCTCACCACAGCCCCGAGAGCTCACACCAGAACCAATACAAGATTCAAGTCCAGAACCCCTACAAGAGCCCGCAGCACAACCTTTGGGAGAACCAACACCAGAAGCCCTACGAGATCTCACACCAGAACCTATACAAGAACCAAACCATGAAACCCTACTTGAATCAAACCCTGAGCCACTGCAAGAATTGACACCAGAGCCCATGAATGAACTAACTCTGGATCATGCACGCAAAATATCTCCAGAGGTCCTTGATGAAACATTTTCTCAGTTTACAGAGGAGCCACACCTAGAAGCTGAATTAAGTCATGAACCAGCCTACAACTTTCAACACCTGCCACAAAATGACCTTTTCAAATTTGAACAGTCTGTAAGTGAATCAGTTCCCTCCCTTGGAACTACCATCATGTCTCCTCCCTGTTCGCCACCAGGACCTGTTTCTCCTGTCACAGAATCTCAGAATCCCTCTGCTCAGCTGAACGTGGTTATCCAACCAGATCCCTGGAACATGAGCCAGACGGAACCAGGTGATATTGATCTCCAGGGATCTCACAGTATGATGAATTTCCCGACAGAGGAGTATAATGAACAGGATGAGGAATGGGAGACAACGAGAAACGAGGATGAAACAGAGGAAGATGAAAAAGACAATCTGATAACATCCACTCCTCCTTCCACAGAGACCTTCAGTATGATGGGAGAGTCGCAATTGTTGGGTGCCTCACCCATTGAGGATTTTACTTCCAGGGATATGCTGTCGCCTCATGAAAAGGAAGTAGCAGTGGAAAAGGCAGATGAAGAAAtaaatgaagatgatgatgaggatgaagaagaTGAGGAACAGAGGAGATTGGGCCATCAGCTTTCCTCTATGATAACTGATATGAGCACATCTCAGCCGTCTGAGGAGTTCCAAATTAGACCTTCAGCTTTTGGTGGTTCTACCGCCTGGCCCTGTGATGACCTGTTGTCAGGAATGGACTCTGAGGATGTTAGCAGCTGCACCAGCAGCCGACAGCAGGGCATGTCTGACCTTAGTAGCACTCAGCACACCGCAATACTGGAAGGTACTCAGAGTTCAGATGCCCTTATTGACTCAAGTCTCCGTGGCTCTGAAGGTGATGGTAACTTCATGGGCTCTCCGAATGTAGAAACCCTGGCCAAtgaggaagatgatgaagaggatgaACGTGTGGATGAAATGGATTTAAGTTCAGAGAGAGCAGAGGGGCATCTTAAGGTGTTCCAGCAGCAGGGACGAGATGAAGACGAAGAGGATGAAGATGTAGAAATGCACAGTGAGGGAGTGACAGAAAGCTGTGATAATGCAGAAGAAGATGACTTTAATGAGGAGGGACATTTAGAGAACCTCAATCGCGCAGATCCACACCCTTGTGTCCCTCCCACCACCTCCTGGGGTCAGACCAACCCCTTTTCTGATACCTGGGCTCAGCCTCAGCCAGCCTCGCTGCTCTCTGTCTCCTCCCCGAGCCCTGTCTCAGATCATGGCGCAGGAGAGTCTGAAAGTCCCACGCAGTCCCCTGCCCAGACTGGTTTGGATTGCAATTCCCCTTTCTTGGCACCTCTGTCAGGGCAAGACTCCGAGCAGCAGCAGTCATTCTATGAGATGGACACCTGCATCCCTGAAGATACTCAGAATATGCTTGCTCCCACAGCTGTAGGCATGTCCCAGTCCGGCACTTTGAGTGGTACAGCACTGGCCATCCACAGCGGCAGCGAGACAAGCACACCAGAAGAACTTTGCGACTACGACAGCAGCTCAGGGGTTGAATCCCGCTCTGAAAAACAGCAGACTCCGGTTCCTGTGTCAGTCCAGCCTGACATGGATCAGGATCTGGGTATTCATTTGGAGAAAGGCgatggagaagaggaagaggctaCGACACTGCCAGCTGATGAGGTCCTGGGAACAGGACCCCCAACTGCTCCAGCATCAGCCCCGTCTTCTCCTACCACCTCTGTAGATGAGGCCAGTGACACCGAGGGTGAGATGCAGATAAATGAACCTGATGTACCAGTGATGATGGATGAAAGAGCTGCATTTGACAGCCCTACTCCGACATGCAATTTGCCTGCTCTTGATGAGGAGGCACGAGAAACACCAGCTGGAGAGGGTGAAGAGGATGGAGGTGGGACCACTCCTCAGTCAGCCAATTCTGTGGCATCCTATGGCTTTGACTGCACCACATCCAACTCTAATGCCCACTCCATGGCTGAAAGCTGTGGAAAGAGCCCGGGGATCTTCTCCTTGGAAAATGAGGAGCAGTTATCCGAGGAGGCCAAGGACCCGTCACTCATCAAGGAGCTTACCCTGCCatctgatgctgctgctgctgctgctgcacagGCCGAGGACCTCCTGGGCCGACCTGTGGACCTGATGCCGTTGAGTTTTCCAGAAGATAAACAGCCCAGTCTAGATGACCACCACTACATGCTTGGGGGTGAGATTACAGCACACCACCTCGAGGAGGTGGATCCATTTGAGGCTAGTCATCACCTTGGGCCTGTGGAATCTGCAAATACCGATGAGGGCCAGCCGTCCTACTACTCTACCATATGTGATAAGACTGATTATCTGGAAG GAGACACGAAGAGAGGGGAATTGGATGAGTGGCTGCAAACACGCTCCCTGGAAGACAACCGGAACCAGAACCATTCCAGCACAGTTCCCATAGCGAATGGTCACTATCTGGCACTGGTTCCAGGCAACAGGAGGCCCATTGACCCAGCTGTTGCAGCACAGTTTGCTCAAACTGAGCAGCCTTTAATCCAGAGCAAAGATGAGTGTGGTTTGTATGGGGAACAATTGCGGAGGCTGGTGCAGCACCAGGAAAAGCTTCAAGAAATGCAGCACCGCCAAGAGCAGGAGAGGCAGAAGAGGCAGTGGTTGGAGGAGGAGCGGCTACGGCTGGAACAGCAGAAGCAGTTGGAGAAGCAGCGGAGGGAACTTCTCCAGCTTCAgctgcaacagcagcagcaagagCACCGTCATCGCAGGCAGGCTCTGCAGTGGCAGCTTGAGCTGGAGCAGCAGTACCGCGTGCAGCAGAAACAGAtccaacaacagcagcagctgagGAGGAGCCCGACTGGTGTCATGCTCTCGCCATCTTCGGGCTTGTGCACCATCTACGAAGCCATGGAAACCAGCGATGAGGATGACGACGCCAGAGTAGCGCACAACAGGAACACGCAAGGCAAGAGGAGGATGCGAGACTTCCAGAGAGAGCTGTGTCCATTTCCTCCTCAAGAAGCAGAGTGGAACCAAAAGGTGGACATTGTTCAACAGCTTATCAACCACACCCTGATGTTGTCTGAAAATGGAGGATGCCCACCCCTGCTCGTCCTACCTGTGGGGACAGGTGGAACCTTGAATCCCTTAGATAGCACCAAGTGGCCCAACCTACTGCAACAGTTCAGTCCTGCTACAGCTACTGTCACATCAGTCAGCAGCTACTCCCCAGACGACCAGGGGGCCTCCCCACCTGGAGACTGGACTGTGGTGGAAGTGGAGACTCGGCACTAG
- the prr36b gene encoding cardiomyopathy-associated protein 5 isoform X2, translated as MKPDGVITGALEPMETLESNPVNELSPGTGQDPSQTPSAMEQELAQLTDDVVPPQQEKAKESPAAKTSNKISGDSKAKTMNKTMQKTKPSTTNMTKTTPGPRPNMTQSRLSNGLSKPQSNGVTKKTTPALVKKSTPTSTAPKKLTVGVPASRNTPKVNEKKAASPANNGAKPPVGTTATKKATTTTVNGVKTSTATAIKKPPASKPASATSTKPTTASKTDKLPVSKTRPTSGTTASRPTTGSTRPPSTITTKSPAATPKPATPKISTINNAVSKSASSTPSGVKTSASQISRNIIPAKKDVTKSATPATKKPADSPLSRPSTTMKSVKSETPKPASKLDNIAKKTSVSKIAEAKTPNRSKTQENKSTPSKDASKTPVSKTVAIKNTSVKKTVGSSTPTPVKRGPKAEGAAETGKEIAAAVATAAAIASAAATIVGPEEPQPPAEVALVEYLGDTAEQIPPQTPSAFAVQGIIPEPTPEPSPEQVHELTPEIQQETSPEPSQEPTPEPVQETIPEPMRKPTPESIPQPTPEYIREPTPEFIREPTPEPLREPTPQPIPQPTPEYIREPTPEFIRDPTPEPVREPTPEPIPQPTPEYIREPTPEFIRDPTPEAVREPTPEPIPQPTPEYIREPTPEFIQDATPEPVREPTPEPIPQPTAESILEPTPEPVREPTPEPQKEQPLELFQESSPEPMRELTPDAVQEHRTPEYLHQISPQPRELTPEPIQDSSPEPLQEPAAQPLGEPTPEALRDLTPEPIQEPNHETLLESNPEPLQELTPEPMNELTLDHARKISPEVLDETFSQFTEEPHLEAELSHEPAYNFQHLPQNDLFKFEQSVSESVPSLGTTIMSPPCSPPGPVSPVTESQNPSAQLNVVIQPDPWNMSQTEPGDIDLQGSHSMMNFPTEEYNEQDEEWETTRNEDETEEDEKDNLITSTPPSTETFSMMGESQLLGASPIEDFTSRDMLSPHEKEVAVEKADEEINEDDDEDEEDEEQRRLGHQLSSMITDMSTSQPSEEFQIRPSAFGGSTAWPCDDLLSGMDSEDVSSCTSSRQQGMSDLSSTQHTAILEGTQSSDALIDSSLRGSEGDGNFMGSPNVETLANEEDDEEDERVDEMDLSSERAEGHLKVFQQQGRDEDEEDEDVEMHSEGVTESCDNAEEDDFNEEGHLENLNRADPHPCVPPTTSWGQTNPFSDTWAQPQPASLLSVSSPSPVSDHGAGESESPTQSPAQTGLDCNSPFLAPLSGQDSEQQQSFYEMDTCIPEDTQNMLAPTAVGMSQSGTLSGTALAIHSGSETSTPEELCDYDSSSGVESRSEKQQTPVPVSVQPDMDQDLGIHLEKGDGEEEEATTLPADEVLGTGPPTAPASAPSSPTTSVDEASDTEGEMQINEPDVPVMMDERAAFDSPTPTCNLPALDEEARETPAGEGEEDGGGTTPQSANSVASYGFDCTTSNSNAHSMAESCGKSPGIFSLENEEQLSEEAKDPSLIKELTLPSDAAAAAAAQAEDLLGRPVDLMPLSFPEDKQPSLDDHHYMLGGEITAHHLEEVDPFEASHHLGPVESANTDEGQPSYYSTICDKTDYLEVTSRLFSALPRAAVTVRPRPSARQLATWPRASA; from the exons ATGAAACCAGATGGGGTTATCACAGGAGCACTGGAGCCAATGGAAACTTTAGAATCCAATCCAGTAAATGAGTTATCACCAGGTACAGGGCAGGACCCCAGCCAGACACCCAGTGCAATGGAACAGGAACTAGCACAGCTGACTGACGATGTGGTGCCACCCCAGCAAGAAAAAGCCAAGGAATCGCCAGCTGCCAAGACTAGTAACAAAATCTCTGGAGACTCCAAAGCCAAGACCATGAACAAGACAATGCAGAAAACAAAACCCAGTACAACCAACATGACAAAGACCACACCAGGCCCACGACCCAATATGACCCAGAGCCGCCTATCAAATGGCTTGTCTAAGCCCCAGAGCAACGGTGTGACTAAGAAGACCACACCTGCCCTGGTTAAAAAGAGCACTCCAACTTCAACAGCCCCCAAGAAACTAACAGTTGGGGTCCCAGCCTCTAGGAACACGCCTAaagttaatgaaaaaaaagctgcatCCCCAGCTAATAATGGTGCGAAGCCCCCAGTGGGAACCACGGCAACTAAGAAGGCAACAACGACAACAGTTAATGGTGTTAAAACCAGCACGGCCACTGCTATTAAAAAGCCCCCAG CTTCTAAACCTGCCTCTGCAACTTCCACAAAGCCCACCACTGCATCGAAGACAGATAAGCTCCCTGTTTCCAAGACCag ACCCACAAGTGGCACAACAGCATCCCGTCCTACCACAGGCTCAACTCGACCACCTTCCACCATCACAACCAAGAGCCCTGCAGCTACACCCAAACCTGCCACCCCTAAAATCTCCACTATCAACAACGCTGTATCCAAATCAGCCTCATCAACTCCCTCTGGTGTCAAAACCTCAGCATCACAAATATCTAGAAACATAATCCCTGCAAAAAAAG ATGTTACCAAATCTGCCACCCCAGCAACCAAAAAGCCTGCAGACTCTCCACTTAGCCGACCCTCAACAACAATGAAATCAGTAAAATCTGAGACACCTAAACCAGCTTCAAAATTAGACAATATagccaaaaaaacatctgtaagTAAAATTGCAGAGGCAAAGACACCAAACCGTTCCAAAACACAAGAGAATAAGTCCACACCTTCCAAGGATGCCTCTAAGACCCCTGTCTCAAAAACAGTGGCAATCAAGAATACCAGCGTCAAGAAAACTGTGGGCAGCAGCACCCCGACACCTGTGAAACGTGGACccaaagcagagggagctgctgAAACTGGAAAGGAAATTGCTGCTGCTGTCGCTACTGCTGCAGCAATTGCTAGTGCAGCAGCTACCATTGTAGGGCCAGAAGAGCCACAACCACCAGCAGAAGTGGCCCTGGTGGAATATCTTGGAGATACTGCAGAACAAATTCCTCCTCAGACCCCATCAGCCTTTGCTGTACAAGGAATAATTCCAGAGCCAACTCCAGAACCATCACCAGAACAAGTACATGAACTAACACCAGAAATTCAACAAGAAACATCACCAGAACCAAGCCAAGAACCGACACCAGAACCTGTACAAGAAACTATACCAGAACCCATGAGAAAACCAACGCCAGAGTCCATACCACAACCAACACCAGAATACATTAGAGAACCTACACCAGAATTTATACGAGAACCTACACCAGAGCCTCTCAGAGAACCAACACCACAGCCCATACCACAACCAACACCAGAATACATTAGAGAACCTACACCAGAATTTATACGAGACCCTACACCAGAGCCTGTCAGAGAACCAACACCAGAGCCCATACCACAACCAACACCAGAATACATTAGAGAACCTACACCAGAATTTATACGAGACCCTACACCAGAGGCTGTCAGAGAACCAACACCAGAGCCCATACCACAACCAACACCAGAATACATTAGAGAACCTACACCAGAATTTATACAAGACGCTACACCAGAACCTGTCAGAGAACCAACACCAGAGCCTATACCACAACCAACAGCAGAATCCATTCTTGAACCTACACCAGAGCCTGTCAGAGAACCAACACCAGAACCCCAAAAAGAACAACCACTAGAACTTTTCCAAGAATCATCACCAGAACCTATGAGAGAACTTACACCAGACGCAGTTCAAGAACACAGAACACCAGAATACTTACACCAGATCTCACCACAGCCCCGAGAGCTCACACCAGAACCAATACAAGATTCAAGTCCAGAACCCCTACAAGAGCCCGCAGCACAACCTTTGGGAGAACCAACACCAGAAGCCCTACGAGATCTCACACCAGAACCTATACAAGAACCAAACCATGAAACCCTACTTGAATCAAACCCTGAGCCACTGCAAGAATTGACACCAGAGCCCATGAATGAACTAACTCTGGATCATGCACGCAAAATATCTCCAGAGGTCCTTGATGAAACATTTTCTCAGTTTACAGAGGAGCCACACCTAGAAGCTGAATTAAGTCATGAACCAGCCTACAACTTTCAACACCTGCCACAAAATGACCTTTTCAAATTTGAACAGTCTGTAAGTGAATCAGTTCCCTCCCTTGGAACTACCATCATGTCTCCTCCCTGTTCGCCACCAGGACCTGTTTCTCCTGTCACAGAATCTCAGAATCCCTCTGCTCAGCTGAACGTGGTTATCCAACCAGATCCCTGGAACATGAGCCAGACGGAACCAGGTGATATTGATCTCCAGGGATCTCACAGTATGATGAATTTCCCGACAGAGGAGTATAATGAACAGGATGAGGAATGGGAGACAACGAGAAACGAGGATGAAACAGAGGAAGATGAAAAAGACAATCTGATAACATCCACTCCTCCTTCCACAGAGACCTTCAGTATGATGGGAGAGTCGCAATTGTTGGGTGCCTCACCCATTGAGGATTTTACTTCCAGGGATATGCTGTCGCCTCATGAAAAGGAAGTAGCAGTGGAAAAGGCAGATGAAGAAAtaaatgaagatgatgatgaggatgaagaagaTGAGGAACAGAGGAGATTGGGCCATCAGCTTTCCTCTATGATAACTGATATGAGCACATCTCAGCCGTCTGAGGAGTTCCAAATTAGACCTTCAGCTTTTGGTGGTTCTACCGCCTGGCCCTGTGATGACCTGTTGTCAGGAATGGACTCTGAGGATGTTAGCAGCTGCACCAGCAGCCGACAGCAGGGCATGTCTGACCTTAGTAGCACTCAGCACACCGCAATACTGGAAGGTACTCAGAGTTCAGATGCCCTTATTGACTCAAGTCTCCGTGGCTCTGAAGGTGATGGTAACTTCATGGGCTCTCCGAATGTAGAAACCCTGGCCAAtgaggaagatgatgaagaggatgaACGTGTGGATGAAATGGATTTAAGTTCAGAGAGAGCAGAGGGGCATCTTAAGGTGTTCCAGCAGCAGGGACGAGATGAAGACGAAGAGGATGAAGATGTAGAAATGCACAGTGAGGGAGTGACAGAAAGCTGTGATAATGCAGAAGAAGATGACTTTAATGAGGAGGGACATTTAGAGAACCTCAATCGCGCAGATCCACACCCTTGTGTCCCTCCCACCACCTCCTGGGGTCAGACCAACCCCTTTTCTGATACCTGGGCTCAGCCTCAGCCAGCCTCGCTGCTCTCTGTCTCCTCCCCGAGCCCTGTCTCAGATCATGGCGCAGGAGAGTCTGAAAGTCCCACGCAGTCCCCTGCCCAGACTGGTTTGGATTGCAATTCCCCTTTCTTGGCACCTCTGTCAGGGCAAGACTCCGAGCAGCAGCAGTCATTCTATGAGATGGACACCTGCATCCCTGAAGATACTCAGAATATGCTTGCTCCCACAGCTGTAGGCATGTCCCAGTCCGGCACTTTGAGTGGTACAGCACTGGCCATCCACAGCGGCAGCGAGACAAGCACACCAGAAGAACTTTGCGACTACGACAGCAGCTCAGGGGTTGAATCCCGCTCTGAAAAACAGCAGACTCCGGTTCCTGTGTCAGTCCAGCCTGACATGGATCAGGATCTGGGTATTCATTTGGAGAAAGGCgatggagaagaggaagaggctaCGACACTGCCAGCTGATGAGGTCCTGGGAACAGGACCCCCAACTGCTCCAGCATCAGCCCCGTCTTCTCCTACCACCTCTGTAGATGAGGCCAGTGACACCGAGGGTGAGATGCAGATAAATGAACCTGATGTACCAGTGATGATGGATGAAAGAGCTGCATTTGACAGCCCTACTCCGACATGCAATTTGCCTGCTCTTGATGAGGAGGCACGAGAAACACCAGCTGGAGAGGGTGAAGAGGATGGAGGTGGGACCACTCCTCAGTCAGCCAATTCTGTGGCATCCTATGGCTTTGACTGCACCACATCCAACTCTAATGCCCACTCCATGGCTGAAAGCTGTGGAAAGAGCCCGGGGATCTTCTCCTTGGAAAATGAGGAGCAGTTATCCGAGGAGGCCAAGGACCCGTCACTCATCAAGGAGCTTACCCTGCCatctgatgctgctgctgctgctgctgcacagGCCGAGGACCTCCTGGGCCGACCTGTGGACCTGATGCCGTTGAGTTTTCCAGAAGATAAACAGCCCAGTCTAGATGACCACCACTACATGCTTGGGGGTGAGATTACAGCACACCACCTCGAGGAGGTGGATCCATTTGAGGCTAGTCATCACCTTGGGCCTGTGGAATCTGCAAATACCGATGAGGGCCAGCCGTCCTACTACTCTACCATATGTGATAAGACTGATTATCTGGAAG TGACTTCACGTCTGTTTTCCGCCCTCCCTCGAGCTGCTGTCACAGTTCGACCGCGTCCGAGTGCGCGACAGCTGGCGACATGGCCCCGGGCGTccgcgtga